The proteins below are encoded in one region of Alistipes communis:
- a CDS encoding SusC/RagA family TonB-linked outer membrane protein, with the protein MNKKRIAQIRAYLTFSLAALLLCIPLSGKAQTARLDLHLKQAPLKQAMSEIERQTSYRFVPNIEIDIEYPVSVYAENEPLKTVLDRLFAATPYTYSFLNSTTTILLSKRPQEQPAAVSGLVVDAGGRPVVGASVLVAGTTIGTSTDSEGRFSLSVPSPSTSRLTINFLGYASQNLEIGTRTEFRVVLKEAAEEIDSVVVTALGIKRSEKALAYTVAQVAAEDITMVKDANFINSLSGKVAGAVINQSSSGVGGAAKITMRGMKSIMQSSNALYVVDGIPMFNNSSKGGMEFDSRGATESIADLNPDDIASMSVMTGAAASALYGSDAANGAVLITTKKGEAGKLKVTLSSNTEFLSPLRMPEFQTRYGTGRKGKSTGSTIHSWGERLPDAGRYNYSPDDDFFETGHVYTNSFTLQGGSDKNQTYFSAAAVNSDGLTPNNEYNRYNFTFRNTSHFLGDRLTLDVAANYIIQQDRNMTNQGVYSNPLVSAYLFPRGDDFNAARAFERWNPARNIYEQYWPQGEGGDLRMQNPYWIAYRNPRENTRKRYMLTAGATYKITDWMDVSGRIKVDNTDLFYTQKLYATSNATLLEGSKYGHYTQQDEQTRQTYGDVMLNITKTFAESLSLAAHAGASINDTRLQGLILSGPLAKPSNVFHPEAIESTKRKVQRTGWHEQTQSLFASVEVGWKSQLYLTLTGRNDWASQLAGSPQKSFFYPSVGLSWLPSETFDFPELFPYLKLRGSWASVGVPFPRELTYPTHPYDHTTSGWDDKTNRPIGDLYPERTKSWELGFDARFLNGFTLTASWYRADTYNQTFNPNISASSGWSDMYVQTGHVRNTGVEAMLGYTHTWRGFTWDSAVTFSWNKNKIVELMRNWRDPETGKVYSKDRLEIKGLGRAKYILKEGGSMGDLYTTSDLRRNADGDIEIDDAGNVAIEDNLPDMKLGSVFPKYNLSWRNTFDYKGVKLSALVTARIGGIVYSATQANMDLFGVSEASAAARDRGGVLLNGRSMVDAETWYTAIGAQSGLPQYYTYSATNVRLQELSVGYTIPRRWLKVCDITVSLVGRNLWMMYCKAPFDPEAVASTENFYQGIDYFMTPSLRNIGFNVNIKF; encoded by the coding sequence ATGAATAAAAAGCGTATTGCGCAAATCCGTGCGTATCTTACGTTTTCGCTCGCGGCGCTTCTGCTGTGCATCCCCCTTTCGGGCAAGGCTCAGACAGCGCGTCTGGACTTGCACCTGAAACAAGCGCCTTTGAAGCAGGCTATGAGCGAAATAGAACGACAAACCTCTTATCGCTTCGTTCCCAATATCGAGATCGACATCGAATATCCGGTTTCGGTGTATGCCGAAAACGAACCGCTGAAAACCGTCCTCGACCGTCTGTTCGCGGCCACCCCCTACACCTATTCGTTTTTGAATTCCACGACGACGATCCTCCTGTCGAAGCGTCCGCAGGAACAGCCGGCCGCAGTGTCGGGCCTCGTCGTCGATGCGGGCGGGCGTCCCGTCGTCGGCGCCTCGGTGCTCGTCGCGGGCACGACGATCGGCACCTCGACGGACTCCGAGGGCCGTTTCAGCCTCAGCGTACCGTCGCCCTCGACGTCCCGTCTTACGATCAACTTTCTGGGCTATGCTTCTCAGAACCTCGAAATCGGCACCCGCACGGAGTTCCGCGTGGTACTCAAAGAGGCTGCCGAGGAGATAGATTCCGTAGTGGTAACGGCCCTCGGCATCAAACGTTCGGAGAAGGCGCTGGCCTACACCGTGGCACAGGTCGCGGCCGAAGATATCACGATGGTCAAGGATGCCAACTTCATCAACTCCCTGTCCGGCAAGGTCGCGGGAGCGGTCATCAATCAATCCTCGTCGGGCGTGGGCGGTGCCGCGAAGATCACCATGCGCGGCATGAAATCCATCATGCAGTCCTCGAATGCGCTGTATGTGGTGGACGGCATCCCGATGTTCAACAACTCGTCCAAAGGAGGTATGGAGTTCGACTCGCGCGGCGCTACGGAATCCATCGCGGATCTGAACCCCGACGATATCGCTTCGATGTCCGTTATGACGGGCGCCGCGGCTTCGGCCCTCTACGGTTCGGATGCCGCGAACGGTGCAGTGCTCATCACCACGAAGAAAGGCGAAGCGGGCAAACTGAAAGTAACGCTTTCGAGCAACACGGAGTTTCTCTCGCCGCTGCGGATGCCTGAATTCCAGACACGGTACGGCACGGGCCGCAAGGGCAAGTCCACGGGTTCGACGATCCATAGCTGGGGCGAACGCCTCCCGGATGCCGGGCGTTACAACTACTCTCCGGATGATGACTTCTTCGAGACGGGACACGTCTACACCAACTCCTTCACGTTGCAGGGCGGCTCGGACAAGAACCAGACCTATTTCTCGGCCGCGGCGGTCAATTCCGACGGTCTCACGCCGAATAACGAATACAACCGTTACAATTTCACATTCCGCAATACGTCGCATTTTCTGGGCGACCGTCTGACGCTGGACGTGGCGGCCAACTACATCATCCAGCAAGACCGCAACATGACCAATCAGGGAGTCTATTCGAACCCGCTGGTTTCGGCTTATCTGTTTCCGCGGGGAGACGATTTCAACGCGGCGCGTGCTTTCGAGCGCTGGAATCCCGCACGCAACATCTACGAGCAGTATTGGCCGCAGGGCGAGGGCGGCGACCTGCGTATGCAGAACCCTTACTGGATCGCGTACCGTAACCCGCGTGAGAATACGCGCAAGCGCTACATGCTTACGGCGGGTGCCACCTACAAGATCACCGACTGGATGGACGTTTCGGGACGCATCAAGGTAGACAATACCGATTTGTTCTACACGCAGAAACTCTATGCTACGTCGAACGCCACATTGTTGGAGGGCAGCAAGTACGGCCACTACACGCAGCAGGACGAGCAGACGCGCCAGACCTACGGGGACGTGATGCTCAACATCACGAAAACCTTTGCCGAAAGCCTCTCGCTCGCGGCCCACGCGGGTGCGTCGATCAACGACACGCGGCTGCAAGGTCTGATTCTCTCGGGGCCTTTGGCCAAGCCGTCGAACGTCTTTCATCCGGAGGCCATCGAATCCACGAAGCGCAAGGTGCAGCGCACGGGCTGGCACGAGCAGACGCAATCCCTGTTCGCCTCGGTCGAGGTAGGCTGGAAATCGCAGCTTTACCTGACCCTCACGGGCCGCAACGATTGGGCGTCGCAGTTGGCCGGCTCGCCCCAAAAATCGTTTTTCTACCCCTCGGTGGGTCTGTCGTGGCTTCCGAGCGAAACGTTCGATTTTCCGGAGCTGTTTCCCTATCTGAAGCTGCGCGGTTCGTGGGCATCGGTGGGCGTTCCGTTCCCGCGCGAGCTGACCTATCCGACGCATCCCTACGACCATACGACTTCGGGGTGGGACGACAAGACCAACCGCCCGATCGGCGACCTTTACCCCGAGCGGACGAAATCATGGGAACTGGGCTTCGACGCGCGCTTTCTCAACGGCTTCACGCTGACGGCTTCGTGGTACAGGGCCGATACCTATAACCAGACGTTCAACCCCAATATTTCGGCCTCGTCCGGCTGGTCTGACATGTACGTGCAGACGGGCCACGTCCGCAATACGGGTGTCGAGGCCATGCTGGGCTATACGCATACGTGGCGGGGTTTCACGTGGGATTCGGCCGTAACGTTCTCGTGGAACAAGAACAAGATCGTCGAACTGATGCGCAACTGGCGCGATCCCGAGACGGGCAAGGTCTACTCCAAAGACCGTCTGGAAATCAAAGGGCTCGGACGCGCGAAATACATCCTCAAGGAGGGCGGTTCGATGGGCGACCTCTACACCACGTCCGACCTTCGGCGCAACGCCGACGGGGACATCGAGATCGACGACGCGGGCAATGTCGCCATCGAGGACAACCTGCCGGACATGAAGCTGGGGTCGGTATTCCCCAAATACAACCTCTCGTGGCGCAATACGTTCGACTATAAGGGCGTGAAGCTCTCGGCGCTCGTAACGGCCCGCATCGGGGGTATCGTCTACTCCGCGACGCAGGCCAACATGGATCTGTTCGGCGTGTCGGAAGCCTCGGCCGCGGCACGCGACCGGGGCGGCGTGCTGCTCAACGGCCGCTCGATGGTCGATGCCGAAACGTGGTACACCGCCATCGGCGCGCAGTCGGGACTTCCGCAGTACTATACTTATTCTGCGACCAACGTGCGTCTGCAAGAACTTTCGGTCGGGTACACCATTCCGCGGCGCTGGCTCAAGGTGTGCGACATTACCGTGTCGCTCGTCGGCCGCAACCTGTGGATGATGTACTGCAAGGCGCCGTTCGACCCCGAAGCCGTCGCTTCGACCGAGAACTTCTATCAGGGCATCGACTACTTCATGACGCCCTCGCTGCGGAATATCGGCTTTAACGTAAACATCAAATTCTGA
- a CDS encoding SusD/RagB family nutrient-binding outer membrane lipoprotein produces MKKTILYFLTLLAAGMLAGCLDNFDEYNRNPNETTDDQLNNDNYLVGSKITGMQNNVVPTEEHLYQFSEILVGDAHAHYDGSTPEWTNRFETGNPPTNWVKAVFVDPITNLYTYYRGIVSRSDNEVILALADVLRVASMHRLTDQFGPIPYTKIAENGGEELTTAYDDQQTVYTAMFGELDAALAVFEANTGLSSEALADYDMVYYGDISKWMKFTNSLKLRMAMRLSYIAPDVARSKAAEAIAAGVITANADNAEFHPVLNRLAMIWNEWQDHVIGADILCYMNGYEDPRREKMFTTVDVTETIPDPDTGQPVEITRQVYQGIRIGVMPASAQAAKTQCSFPLITEQSPVKWMNAAEVAFLMSEYQLRWGTMSEAGALYKKGVALSFEEWGAGKADAYLADATLKPAAYVDPLNGGHGFAAQSTITPVWNDEDTQETALERIITQKYIALFPLGNEAWAEYRRTSYPRLMPIPDDCDKSGGTITPKYGARRVPYPAEEYAENRANVEAAVQMLGGADNAGTRLWWDCKPLN; encoded by the coding sequence ATGAAAAAGACCATTCTATACTTTCTGACGCTCCTTGCGGCCGGAATGCTCGCGGGCTGTCTGGATAATTTCGATGAGTACAACCGCAATCCGAACGAAACGACGGACGATCAGTTGAACAACGACAACTATCTGGTGGGCTCCAAAATCACGGGCATGCAGAACAATGTGGTTCCCACGGAGGAGCATCTGTATCAGTTCTCGGAGATTCTCGTCGGCGACGCGCATGCGCATTACGACGGCTCGACGCCCGAGTGGACGAACCGCTTCGAAACGGGCAACCCGCCGACGAACTGGGTGAAGGCCGTTTTCGTCGATCCCATCACCAACCTCTATACCTACTATCGGGGCATCGTTTCCCGCTCGGACAACGAAGTGATCCTCGCACTGGCGGACGTGCTGCGCGTGGCGTCGATGCATCGCCTGACGGATCAGTTCGGGCCCATTCCCTACACGAAGATCGCCGAAAACGGCGGCGAGGAGCTGACGACGGCCTACGACGACCAGCAGACGGTCTACACGGCGATGTTCGGCGAGTTGGACGCCGCGCTGGCGGTCTTCGAGGCCAATACGGGTCTTTCGTCCGAAGCACTCGCCGACTACGATATGGTCTACTACGGCGATATTTCGAAGTGGATGAAATTCACGAACTCGCTGAAACTGCGTATGGCGATGCGGCTGTCGTATATCGCGCCCGACGTGGCCCGGAGCAAAGCTGCGGAAGCCATCGCTGCGGGCGTCATCACCGCGAATGCGGACAATGCCGAGTTCCATCCCGTGTTGAACCGTCTGGCGATGATCTGGAACGAGTGGCAGGATCATGTCATCGGGGCCGACATTCTCTGCTATATGAACGGTTACGAAGACCCGCGCCGCGAGAAGATGTTCACGACAGTGGACGTTACGGAAACGATTCCCGACCCCGACACGGGACAGCCGGTGGAAATTACGCGCCAAGTGTATCAGGGCATCCGCATCGGCGTGATGCCGGCGAGTGCGCAGGCGGCCAAAACGCAGTGTTCGTTTCCGCTCATCACGGAGCAGTCGCCCGTAAAGTGGATGAATGCCGCAGAAGTGGCGTTCCTCATGTCCGAATACCAGCTCCGCTGGGGCACGATGTCCGAAGCGGGTGCGCTTTACAAGAAAGGCGTGGCGCTCTCGTTCGAAGAGTGGGGTGCCGGCAAAGCCGATGCGTACCTTGCGGATGCGACACTCAAACCTGCGGCCTATGTCGATCCGCTTAACGGAGGACACGGCTTCGCGGCCCAAAGCACCATCACGCCCGTGTGGAACGACGAGGATACGCAGGAGACGGCGCTGGAGCGCATCATCACACAGAAATACATCGCCCTGTTCCCGCTCGGCAACGAAGCGTGGGCCGAATACCGGCGCACGAGCTACCCGCGTCTGATGCCCATTCCGGACGACTGCGACAAGTCGGGCGGCACGATCACGCCCAAATACGGCGCCCGCCGCGTTCCGTATCCCGCCGAGGAGTATGCCGAGAACAGGGCCAACGTCGAAGCGGCCGTGCAGATGCTCGGCGGTGCGGACAATGCCGGAACCCGCCTGTGGTGGGATTGCAAACCATTAAACTAA
- a CDS encoding glycoside hydrolase family 18 translates to MKLNMITIFAAAALCLGACDNDVESIDRRTVGPEEQNPELYARYLAALNDYKATDHYLVYARMDNAPAVSTSPKDFMKALPDSLDFIALKNPLSRFDREDLPRVHRKGTRVLAWADCSDAATAAGAVDRALAQIAENGLDGLVIAFYGTPDAAAQAAEADIASKLAALDGKTLVFEGNAAYVAAERRDDYDLYILDASQMNNVLTLREEVDYAVQRLGIPASKLLLAASPAGVIDDAQLHEQPALAEVARCVMAYGPLAGLGVFEISADYYSPTVNYPRTKAAISMLNPSYK, encoded by the coding sequence ATGAAACTGAACATGATAACGATCTTCGCGGCCGCAGCCCTCTGCTTGGGGGCGTGCGACAACGATGTGGAATCCATCGACCGCCGCACCGTCGGCCCCGAAGAGCAGAACCCCGAGTTGTATGCCCGCTATCTTGCGGCGCTCAACGATTATAAAGCGACGGATCACTACCTCGTCTATGCCCGCATGGACAATGCCCCGGCGGTTTCGACCTCGCCCAAAGACTTTATGAAGGCCCTGCCCGATTCGCTGGATTTCATCGCGTTGAAAAACCCGCTGTCGCGTTTCGACCGCGAAGACCTGCCGCGCGTGCACCGCAAAGGAACCCGCGTGCTCGCGTGGGCCGACTGCTCGGATGCGGCGACGGCTGCCGGGGCCGTGGATCGTGCCCTCGCCCAAATCGCTGAAAACGGACTCGACGGCCTTGTGATCGCCTTCTACGGCACGCCCGACGCCGCGGCGCAGGCTGCCGAAGCGGACATAGCCTCCAAGCTGGCGGCCCTCGACGGCAAGACGCTCGTATTCGAGGGAAATGCCGCGTATGTGGCAGCCGAACGGCGGGACGATTACGATCTCTATATTCTCGACGCTTCGCAGATGAACAACGTGCTCACGCTCCGCGAAGAGGTGGACTACGCCGTGCAGCGGCTCGGCATCCCGGCCTCGAAGCTCCTGTTGGCGGCCTCGCCCGCCGGGGTGATCGACGACGCCCAGCTGCACGAGCAGCCCGCACTCGCCGAGGTCGCACGGTGCGTCATGGCCTACGGGCCGCTGGCCGGTCTGGGCGTCTTCGAAATATCGGCCGACTATTACAGCCCCACC